One Cellulomonas sp. NS3 genomic region harbors:
- the cysD gene encoding sulfate adenylyltransferase subunit CysD, whose amino-acid sequence MSTDVTTTAPAPAVAALARPLTQLEALESEAIHIFREVAGEFERPVLLFSGGKDSIVMLHLARKAFWPAAVPFAIMHVDTGHNFPEVIDYRDAVVAEHRLRLVVASVQDAIDSGAVRERPDGSRNALQTVPLLDGITAHGFDAVFGGGRRDEEKARAKERVFSLRDEFGQWDPRRQRPELWDLYNGRHAKGEHVRVFPLSNWTELDVWRYIEREGIPLPEIYYAHEREVFQRDGMWLAPGDWGGPRGDEVVERRRVRYRTVGDMSCTGAVESDAVTVADVIAEVAVSRLTERGATRADDRASEAAMEDRKREGYF is encoded by the coding sequence ATGAGCACGGACGTGACCACGACAGCGCCGGCGCCCGCCGTCGCCGCCCTCGCGCGCCCCCTGACCCAGCTCGAGGCGCTCGAGTCGGAGGCGATCCACATCTTCCGGGAGGTCGCCGGGGAGTTCGAGCGCCCGGTGCTGCTGTTCAGCGGCGGCAAGGACTCGATCGTCATGCTGCACCTCGCGCGCAAGGCCTTCTGGCCCGCCGCGGTGCCGTTCGCGATCATGCACGTCGACACCGGGCACAACTTCCCCGAGGTCATCGACTACCGCGACGCGGTCGTGGCCGAGCACCGGCTGCGCCTGGTCGTCGCGAGCGTGCAGGACGCGATCGACTCCGGCGCCGTGCGGGAGCGCCCCGACGGCTCGCGCAACGCGCTCCAGACCGTCCCGCTGCTCGACGGCATCACCGCGCACGGCTTCGACGCCGTGTTCGGCGGTGGGCGCCGCGACGAGGAGAAGGCCCGGGCCAAGGAGCGCGTGTTCAGCCTGCGCGACGAGTTCGGCCAGTGGGACCCGCGCCGCCAGCGCCCCGAGCTGTGGGACCTGTACAACGGCCGGCACGCGAAGGGCGAGCACGTGCGCGTGTTCCCGCTCTCGAACTGGACCGAGCTCGACGTGTGGCGCTACATCGAGCGCGAGGGGATCCCGCTCCCGGAGATCTACTACGCGCACGAGCGCGAGGTGTTCCAGCGCGACGGCATGTGGCTCGCGCCGGGCGACTGGGGCGGTCCGCGCGGCGACGAGGTCGTCGAGCGGCGCCGGGTCCGGTACCGCACGGTCGGCGACATGAGCTGCACCGGGGCGGTCGAGTCCGACGCGGTGACGGTCGCCGACGTGATCGCCGAGGTCGCGGTGAGCCGGCTCACCGAGCGCGGCGCGACGCGCGCCGACGACCGGGCGTCGGAGGCCGCGATGGAGGACCGCAAGCGCGAGGGCTACTTCTGA
- the treZ gene encoding malto-oligosyltrehalose trehalohydrolase — MTVQARVWAPRARAVELVLGDERRSMTRADDDWWTADGDLAPGTDYAFAVDRGDPAPDPRSAWQPAGVHGPSRVFDASAHTWRDAGWSGVDVRGAVVYELHVGTFTPEGTLAAAARRLEHLVSLGVDVVELMPLAAFNGEHGWGYDGVGLYSVHEPYGGPAALQEFVDAAHGLGLAVCLDVVHNHLGPSGNYLGVFGPYFTDAHQTPWGSAINLDGRGSHEVRRWICDSALRWFTDFHVDALRLDAVHALVDDSPVHLLAQLSDEVAALQEELGRPLSLVAETDLNDTVSLTPTSQGGWGMTAQWADDVHHAVHALVTGERHGYYVDFGTPEVLRTALTEVFVHAGTYSTFRGREWGRPVPPGTDGHRFVVFASDHDQVGNRALGDRPSERLDPGALAAEAALVLLSPFTPMLFMGEEWGARTPWMYFTDHPEPDLAQAVREGRRREFGGHGWTALYGGDVEVPDPQSPKTVERSRLDWTEPSREPHAELLDWYRELVALRRSDPDLASGDLTATSVRFEGDDAPDAGAEVAHDASDEPVGPWEGWLVVHRGGARVAVNLAHAERTVPLGAGGPFTVAAAWSPATLLPPDDEDPTTRLVLPARGVAVLTTAVVDAVD; from the coding sequence ATGACCGTGCAGGCACGTGTGTGGGCACCGAGGGCGCGGGCGGTCGAGCTCGTGCTGGGTGACGAGCGCCGGTCGATGACCCGCGCGGACGACGACTGGTGGACTGCGGACGGGGACCTCGCCCCCGGCACCGACTACGCGTTCGCGGTCGACCGGGGCGACCCGGCCCCGGACCCGCGCAGCGCGTGGCAGCCCGCGGGCGTGCACGGCCCGAGCCGGGTGTTCGACGCGTCCGCGCACACGTGGCGCGACGCCGGCTGGTCCGGGGTCGACGTCCGCGGCGCGGTCGTCTACGAGCTGCACGTCGGCACGTTCACCCCCGAGGGCACGCTCGCCGCCGCCGCGCGCCGGCTCGAGCACCTGGTCTCCCTCGGCGTCGACGTGGTCGAGCTCATGCCGCTCGCCGCGTTCAACGGCGAGCACGGCTGGGGCTACGACGGCGTCGGCCTGTACAGCGTGCACGAGCCCTATGGCGGCCCGGCCGCGCTGCAGGAGTTCGTCGACGCCGCGCACGGGCTCGGGCTCGCGGTGTGCCTCGACGTCGTGCACAACCACCTCGGGCCGTCGGGCAACTACCTCGGTGTGTTCGGGCCGTACTTCACCGACGCGCACCAGACGCCGTGGGGCTCCGCGATCAACCTCGACGGCCGCGGCTCGCACGAGGTCCGCCGGTGGATCTGCGACAGCGCGCTGCGCTGGTTCACCGACTTCCACGTCGACGCGCTGCGGCTCGACGCGGTGCACGCGCTCGTCGACGACTCCCCCGTGCACCTGCTCGCCCAGCTCTCCGACGAGGTCGCTGCGCTGCAGGAGGAGCTCGGCCGGCCGCTGTCGCTCGTCGCCGAGACGGACCTCAACGACACCGTGTCCCTCACGCCGACGAGCCAGGGCGGCTGGGGCATGACCGCGCAGTGGGCCGACGACGTCCACCACGCCGTGCACGCGCTCGTGACCGGCGAGCGGCACGGCTACTACGTCGACTTCGGGACCCCCGAGGTCCTGCGCACCGCGCTCACCGAGGTGTTCGTGCACGCCGGCACGTACTCGACGTTCCGGGGCCGCGAGTGGGGCCGGCCGGTGCCGCCCGGCACGGACGGTCACCGCTTCGTCGTCTTCGCCTCCGACCACGACCAGGTCGGCAACCGCGCGCTCGGCGACCGGCCCTCGGAGCGGCTCGACCCGGGTGCGCTCGCGGCCGAGGCGGCGCTCGTGCTGCTGTCCCCGTTCACCCCGATGCTCTTCATGGGCGAGGAGTGGGGCGCACGCACGCCCTGGATGTACTTCACGGACCACCCGGAGCCGGACCTCGCGCAGGCCGTCCGCGAAGGTCGCCGCCGGGAGTTCGGCGGGCACGGCTGGACGGCGCTGTACGGCGGCGACGTCGAGGTGCCGGACCCCCAGTCCCCGAAGACCGTCGAGCGCAGCCGGCTCGACTGGACCGAGCCGTCCCGCGAGCCGCACGCCGAGCTGCTCGACTGGTACCGCGAGCTCGTGGCGCTCCGGCGCAGCGACCCCGACCTGGCGTCGGGCGACCTCACGGCGACGTCGGTCCGGTTCGAGGGGGACGACGCCCCGGACGCCGGCGCCGAGGTGGCGCACGACGCGTCCGACGAGCCGGTCGGCCCCTGGGAGGGCTGGCTCGTCGTGCACCGCGGGGGCGCCCGGGTGGCGGTCAACCTTGCGCACGCCGAGCGCACGGTCCCGCTGGGTGCGGGCGGACCGTTCACAGTCGCGGCCGCGTGGTCGCCCGCGACGCTCCTGCCGCCGGACGACGAGGACCCCACGACGCGGCTCGTGCTGCCCGCGCGCGGGGTCGCGGTGCTGACGACCGCCGTGGTGGACGCCGTCGACTGA
- a CDS encoding nitrite/sulfite reductase, translating to MAQTRIAPPATKNEGQWAFDQREPLNANEQFKQDDDGLNVRRRIEEVYSREGFASIPGQDLRGRMRWWGLYTQRKPGIDGGKTATLEPHELDDEYFMLRVRCDGGRLSLAQLRTVGELSTEFGRGTADITDRQNIQLHWVRIEDVPEIWRRLEAVGLTTQEACGDVPRVILGSPVAGVAADEIIDGTPAIDLIQSQYIGDPAYSNLPRKFKTAISGSPHHDVVHEINDVSFVGVVHPELGAGFDLWVGGALAANPMLAKRLGAFVPLEDVPDVWAGVVGIFRDYGYRRLRNRARLKFLMADWGPQVFRDVLEQEYLGRRLADGPEPAAPPLGRRDHVGVHPQVDGLFYVGAAPSVGRISGPLLTEIADLVEQAGSGRVRLTVEQKLVVLDVAAERVDALVAGLEALGLQVRSASTFRRGTMACTGIEFCKLAIVETKARGAALVDELERRLPTFEHPLTINLNGCPNSCARIQVADIGLKGALAGGEEGYQVHLGGSLGVDSHLGRTLRGLRIAAEDLPDYVERVATRFDHARLEGESFAEWALRADEADLR from the coding sequence ATGGCGCAGACTCGGATCGCCCCGCCGGCGACCAAGAACGAGGGCCAGTGGGCCTTCGACCAGCGCGAGCCGCTCAACGCGAACGAGCAGTTCAAGCAGGACGACGACGGCCTGAACGTCCGCCGGCGCATCGAAGAGGTCTACTCGCGCGAGGGCTTCGCCTCGATCCCCGGCCAGGACCTGCGCGGGCGCATGCGCTGGTGGGGCCTGTACACGCAGCGCAAGCCCGGCATCGACGGCGGCAAGACCGCCACGCTCGAGCCGCACGAGCTCGACGACGAGTACTTCATGCTGCGCGTCCGCTGCGACGGCGGGCGGCTCTCGCTCGCCCAGCTGCGCACGGTCGGCGAGCTGTCGACCGAGTTCGGGCGCGGCACCGCCGACATCACCGACCGGCAGAACATCCAGCTCCACTGGGTCCGCATCGAGGACGTCCCGGAGATCTGGCGCCGCCTCGAGGCCGTCGGGCTCACGACCCAGGAGGCGTGCGGCGACGTGCCCCGCGTCATCCTCGGGTCCCCCGTCGCGGGCGTCGCGGCCGACGAGATCATCGACGGCACGCCCGCGATCGACCTCATCCAGAGCCAGTACATCGGCGACCCGGCGTACTCGAACCTGCCGCGCAAGTTCAAGACCGCGATCAGCGGCTCACCGCACCACGACGTCGTGCACGAGATCAACGACGTGTCGTTCGTCGGCGTCGTGCACCCCGAGCTCGGTGCGGGCTTCGACCTGTGGGTCGGCGGGGCGCTCGCGGCGAACCCGATGCTCGCCAAGCGCCTCGGGGCGTTCGTCCCGCTCGAGGACGTCCCCGACGTGTGGGCCGGCGTCGTCGGCATCTTCCGCGACTACGGCTACCGCCGGCTGCGCAACCGCGCGCGCCTGAAGTTCCTCATGGCCGACTGGGGCCCGCAGGTCTTCCGCGACGTGCTGGAGCAGGAGTACCTCGGCCGCCGGCTCGCCGACGGGCCCGAGCCCGCCGCTCCCCCGCTCGGGCGCCGCGACCACGTCGGCGTGCACCCGCAGGTCGACGGCCTCTTCTACGTCGGCGCGGCCCCGAGCGTCGGACGGATCAGCGGCCCGCTGCTGACCGAGATCGCCGACCTCGTCGAGCAGGCCGGCAGCGGCCGGGTGCGGCTGACCGTCGAGCAGAAGCTCGTCGTGCTCGACGTCGCCGCCGAGCGGGTCGACGCCCTTGTCGCCGGCCTCGAGGCGCTCGGGCTCCAGGTGCGCAGCGCGTCCACGTTCCGCCGGGGCACCATGGCGTGCACCGGGATCGAGTTCTGCAAGCTCGCGATCGTCGAGACCAAGGCGCGCGGCGCGGCGCTCGTCGACGAGCTCGAGCGCCGGCTGCCGACGTTCGAGCACCCGCTGACGATCAACCTCAACGGCTGCCCGAACTCGTGCGCCCGCATCCAGGTCGCCGACATCGGCCTCAAGGGCGCGCTCGCGGGCGGCGAGGAGGGCTACCAGGTCCACCTCGGGGGGAGCCTGGGCGTCGACAGCCACCTCGGACGCACGCTGCGCGGGCTGCGGATCGCGGCCGAGGACCTGCCCGACTACGTCGAGCGCGTCGCGACCCGCTTCGACCACGCGCGTCTCGAGGGCGAGTCCTTCGCCGAGTGGGCGCTGCGCGCGGACGAGGCGGACCTGCGATGA
- a CDS encoding phosphoadenylyl-sulfate reductase has translation MSTVVHDKDALRTLAERAGAELEGAHPLEILSWAGETFGGDLVVASSMGDEVLVHLASRAVPGVDVIFLDTGYHFAETIGTRDAFAETTDIRLRTILPLRTVAEQDAEHGPRLHDRDPNLCCALRKVEPLERGLAPYGAWVTGMRREDAPTRTDITVIGWDAKRDKVKLNPLAAWTQDEVDAYATEHQVLLNPLRQLGYASIGCAPCTRPVAPGEDPRAGRWSGKDKTECGLHT, from the coding sequence ATGAGCACGGTCGTGCACGACAAGGACGCGCTGCGCACGCTCGCCGAGCGCGCTGGTGCCGAGCTCGAGGGCGCCCACCCGCTCGAGATCCTCTCCTGGGCGGGCGAGACGTTCGGCGGTGACCTCGTGGTCGCCTCGTCGATGGGCGACGAGGTGCTCGTGCACCTCGCGAGCCGCGCGGTGCCGGGCGTCGACGTGATCTTCCTCGACACCGGGTACCACTTCGCCGAGACCATCGGGACGCGCGACGCGTTCGCCGAGACCACGGACATCCGGCTGCGGACGATCCTTCCGCTGCGCACCGTCGCCGAGCAGGACGCGGAGCACGGACCCCGCCTGCACGACCGCGACCCGAACCTGTGCTGCGCGCTGCGCAAGGTCGAGCCGCTCGAGCGCGGGCTCGCGCCGTACGGCGCCTGGGTCACCGGGATGCGCCGCGAGGACGCCCCGACCCGCACCGACATCACGGTGATCGGCTGGGACGCCAAGCGGGACAAGGTCAAGCTCAACCCGCTCGCCGCATGGACGCAGGACGAGGTCGACGCGTACGCGACCGAGCACCAGGTGCTGCTCAACCCCCTGCGCCAGCTCGGCTACGCGTCGATCGGGTGCGCGCCGTGCACGCGCCCGGTCGCGCCGGGTGAGGACCCCCGCGCCGGACGCTGGTCGGGGAAGGACAAGACGGAATGCGGGCTGCACACATGA
- the treY gene encoding malto-oligosyltrehalose synthase, with product MSESPRPGTPARRLVGEGHPVPVSTYRVQLGEDLTLDDVAQRVPYLAALGVTHVYLSPILRAAPGSTHGYDVVDHDEVSPVLGGLPALRRLADTAHGAGLGLVLDIVPNHMAVPTPVWHNRALWSVLVDGPESPFAAWFDVDWASGDGAVLMPVLGDRIGAVLARDELSLDEVEVPGTEGTTTVLRYFDHVFPVRAGTEALPLAELLERQHYRLAYWRVADEELNYRRFFDVGTLAAIRVEDPEVFDATHRLILDLLADGTLDGLRIDHPDGLADPAGYLARLRERTDGAWVVVEKILQGEEELPNDWDTAGTTGYEALWRIQQTFVDPGGAAVLGAAMHRLTNDTSDSLPSIVDEAKREVVDGALYAEVFRLTELAAAICREDLRLRDHTWRALQDCLVELLVAFDRYRAYVIPGEAVHPDSLEAMEAAAASARARLAPERAATMDVLVDLLLGREAGSAGRTRSPRRDELVVRFQQTCGAVMAKGVEDTAFYRWTHLTGLTEVGGEPDRFALTPTELATWAARAQTHTPLGMTTLSTHDTKRSEDTRNRLGVLSELPVEWSALVDRLRAASAPYRGALLDGRTENLLWQTLAGTWTPEGPLTADRLTEYLTKAIREAKSRTTWTEPDAAYEAAVLDMAQRVLTDDTCVDLLAHWEQRTRGAVRAATLGTKLVQLTLPGIPDVYQGTEVPSVALVDPDNRRPVDTAALEARLARLDEGAGPRDLADEKLLVTSRALRVRRDLPEVFTGPDAGYRALAHSSGHLVSFTRTVAGVPRVVTLATRLGVGLERLGGWADHTVALPDGTWHDVLTGHEVAGGVQEVAPLLDRFPVALLVRSEG from the coding sequence GTGAGCGAGTCGCCCCGACCGGGGACACCGGCGCGCCGGCTCGTCGGCGAGGGTCACCCGGTCCCCGTGTCGACGTACCGGGTCCAGCTCGGCGAGGACCTCACGCTCGACGACGTCGCGCAGCGCGTGCCGTACCTGGCCGCGCTCGGCGTCACGCACGTGTACCTGTCGCCGATCCTGCGCGCCGCGCCGGGCTCGACGCACGGGTACGACGTCGTCGACCACGACGAGGTCTCCCCCGTGCTCGGCGGGCTGCCCGCGCTGCGCCGGCTCGCGGACACCGCGCACGGCGCCGGGCTCGGGCTCGTCCTCGACATCGTGCCGAACCACATGGCCGTCCCGACGCCCGTGTGGCACAACCGCGCGCTGTGGTCGGTGCTCGTCGACGGACCCGAGTCGCCGTTCGCGGCGTGGTTCGACGTCGACTGGGCCTCGGGTGACGGCGCCGTGCTCATGCCGGTGCTCGGCGACCGCATCGGGGCGGTCCTCGCCCGCGACGAGCTGTCGCTCGACGAGGTCGAGGTCCCTGGCACCGAGGGCACGACGACGGTCCTGCGGTACTTCGACCACGTGTTCCCGGTGCGTGCCGGCACGGAGGCCCTGCCCCTCGCCGAGCTGCTCGAGCGCCAGCACTACCGGCTCGCGTACTGGCGGGTCGCGGACGAGGAGCTCAACTACCGGCGGTTCTTCGACGTCGGGACGCTCGCGGCGATCCGCGTCGAGGACCCCGAGGTCTTCGACGCGACGCACCGGCTGATCCTCGACCTGCTCGCCGACGGCACGCTCGACGGCCTGCGGATCGACCACCCGGACGGCCTGGCCGACCCCGCGGGGTACCTGGCCCGGCTGCGCGAGCGCACGGACGGCGCGTGGGTCGTCGTCGAGAAGATCCTCCAGGGTGAGGAGGAGCTCCCGAACGACTGGGACACCGCGGGCACGACGGGCTACGAGGCGCTGTGGCGCATCCAGCAGACGTTCGTCGACCCGGGCGGCGCAGCCGTGCTGGGCGCGGCCATGCACCGCCTGACGAACGACACGTCCGACTCGCTGCCCTCGATCGTCGACGAGGCCAAGCGCGAGGTCGTCGACGGCGCGCTGTACGCGGAGGTGTTCCGCCTCACCGAGCTCGCCGCGGCGATCTGCCGCGAGGACCTGCGCCTGCGCGACCACACGTGGCGCGCGCTGCAGGACTGCCTCGTCGAGCTGCTCGTCGCCTTCGACCGGTACCGCGCGTACGTCATCCCGGGGGAGGCCGTGCACCCCGACTCGCTCGAGGCGATGGAGGCCGCCGCCGCGTCGGCCCGGGCCCGGCTCGCCCCCGAGCGCGCCGCGACGATGGACGTGCTCGTCGACCTGCTCCTCGGGCGCGAGGCGGGCAGCGCGGGCCGGACCCGCAGCCCGCGCCGCGACGAGCTCGTGGTCCGTTTCCAGCAGACGTGCGGCGCGGTCATGGCCAAGGGCGTCGAGGACACCGCGTTCTACCGCTGGACGCACCTGACCGGGCTGACCGAGGTCGGCGGCGAGCCGGACCGCTTCGCGCTGACGCCGACGGAGCTCGCGACGTGGGCGGCCCGCGCGCAGACGCACACCCCGCTCGGCATGACGACGCTCTCGACGCACGACACCAAGCGCAGCGAGGACACCCGCAACCGCCTCGGCGTGCTGAGCGAGCTGCCCGTGGAGTGGTCCGCACTGGTCGACCGGCTCCGCGCCGCGTCGGCCCCGTACCGCGGCGCGCTGCTCGACGGGCGCACCGAGAACCTGCTGTGGCAGACGCTCGCCGGGACGTGGACCCCCGAGGGCCCGCTCACCGCCGACCGGCTCACCGAGTACCTGACGAAGGCGATCCGCGAGGCCAAGAGCCGCACGACGTGGACCGAGCCCGACGCGGCGTACGAGGCGGCGGTGCTCGACATGGCCCAGCGCGTGCTGACCGACGACACGTGCGTCGACCTGCTCGCGCACTGGGAGCAGCGCACGCGGGGCGCGGTCCGGGCGGCGACGCTCGGCACCAAGCTCGTCCAGCTCACGCTCCCCGGCATCCCCGACGTCTACCAGGGCACCGAGGTGCCGTCGGTCGCGCTGGTCGACCCCGACAACCGCCGGCCCGTCGACACCGCGGCCCTCGAGGCCCGGCTCGCGCGGCTCGACGAGGGCGCCGGCCCCCGCGACCTCGCCGACGAGAAGCTGCTCGTGACGTCGCGCGCCCTGCGCGTGCGCCGCGACCTGCCCGAGGTGTTCACCGGTCCCGACGCCGGCTACCGCGCGCTCGCGCACTCCTCGGGCCACCTCGTGTCGTTCACCCGGACCGTCGCCGGCGTCCCGCGCGTCGTGACGCTGGCGACGCGCCTCGGCGTCGGCCTCGAGCGGCTCGGCGGGTGGGCGGACCACACGGTCGCGCTGCCCGACGGCACGTGGCACGACGTGCTCACCGGGCACGAGGTGGCGGGCGGCGTCCAGGAGGTCGCCCCGCTGCTCGACCGCTTCCCCGTGGCGCTCCTGGTCCGATCGGAGGGATGA
- the zapE gene encoding cell division protein ZapE codes for MSIPAHDTAPPAPGAARAPASAVTSLTSRRPAVPTERLLAELVPPRHFADESFDTYRPDPAHASQARVLTRLREVAGEVGARTDRPWWKPGRRTAPPAVYLDGGFGVGKTHLLASLAKEHGEHAAFGTFVEYTNLVGALGFGPTVEALGQRRLVCIDEFELDDPGDTVLMSRLLRELADRGVALAATSNTLPGSLGEGRFAAEDFLREIQALADRFEVLRVDGEDYRHRAVVTDTDPLDDDAVRGAAARVPGASLDAFDALLEHLATVHPSRYGALLDGVTLAGFTGVRPVPGQDVALRLVVLVDRLYDRDVPVLLGGGHAGELFSPEMLAGGYRKKYYRALSRLGALAEVGRTTAAV; via the coding sequence ATGAGCATCCCCGCGCACGACACCGCACCCCCGGCACCCGGCGCCGCACGCGCTCCGGCGTCCGCCGTGACCAGCCTCACGTCCCGCCGGCCCGCGGTGCCGACCGAGCGGCTCCTCGCCGAGCTCGTGCCGCCGCGCCACTTCGCCGACGAGTCGTTCGACACCTACCGGCCCGACCCCGCGCACGCGAGCCAGGCGCGGGTGCTCACGCGGCTGCGGGAGGTCGCGGGGGAGGTCGGCGCGCGCACCGATCGCCCCTGGTGGAAGCCAGGGCGGCGCACCGCACCGCCCGCGGTCTACCTCGACGGCGGCTTCGGCGTCGGCAAGACCCACCTGCTCGCCTCGCTCGCGAAGGAGCACGGCGAGCACGCCGCGTTCGGCACGTTCGTCGAGTACACCAACCTCGTCGGCGCGCTCGGCTTCGGGCCGACCGTCGAGGCGCTCGGGCAGCGCCGGCTCGTCTGCATCGACGAGTTCGAGCTCGACGACCCGGGCGACACCGTCCTGATGTCCCGGCTCCTGCGCGAGCTCGCCGACCGCGGGGTGGCGCTCGCGGCCACGTCCAACACGCTCCCCGGGTCGCTCGGCGAGGGCCGGTTCGCCGCCGAGGACTTCCTGCGCGAGATCCAGGCGCTCGCCGACCGGTTCGAGGTCCTGCGGGTCGACGGCGAGGACTACCGGCACCGAGCCGTCGTGACCGACACCGACCCGCTCGACGACGACGCGGTCCGGGGCGCGGCGGCGCGGGTCCCCGGCGCGAGCCTCGACGCGTTCGACGCGCTGCTCGAGCACCTCGCGACCGTGCACCCGAGCCGGTACGGCGCGCTCCTCGACGGCGTCACGCTCGCCGGGTTCACCGGCGTGCGACCGGTGCCGGGACAGGACGTCGCGCTCCGGCTCGTCGTCCTCGTCGACCGGCTCTACGACCGCGACGTGCCCGTCCTGCTGGGCGGCGGCCACGCCGGCGAGCTGTTCTCCCCGGAGATGCTCGCGGGCGGCTACCGCAAGAAGTACTACCGGGCGCTGTCCCGGCTCGGCGCGCTCGCGGAGGTCGGGCGGACGACCGCCGCGGTCTGA
- a CDS encoding GNAT family N-acetyltransferase, producing MTVTEHATGLRGDLVLGDDVLTLRCLRDADAQAMVDGDDPDQVRWLNDGHTSDLARTQEWIGRNQREWRDGGPRRNLGIVDRATGALAGTVEAHLALPDLPPGTVNVAYGVFPAFRGRGYAARAVGLLCTWLGAATDAATVVLRIDADNAPSLGVACDPGLRRAGLVRVGPGPDGLVHHALPLRRAARVALACGPAGSGKSTLAGRLERAGFVRLSFDEEAWRRGHRDHPLPAHVAAAVHDVLRARLVAHVRAGRDVVVDTSFWSRASRDSYRALVAPVGVVPVTYHLATPREEVLRRLAARTGAGPDDVVVPAELARAHVDGFEVPTPDEGPLVVLGRG from the coding sequence GTGACCGTCACCGAGCACGCCACCGGCCTGCGGGGTGACCTCGTGCTCGGCGACGACGTGCTCACCCTGCGCTGCCTGCGGGACGCCGACGCGCAGGCGATGGTCGACGGCGACGACCCGGACCAGGTCCGCTGGCTCAACGACGGCCACACGTCCGACCTCGCACGCACGCAGGAGTGGATCGGGCGGAACCAGCGCGAGTGGCGCGACGGCGGGCCGCGGCGGAACCTCGGGATCGTCGACCGGGCGACGGGTGCGCTGGCGGGGACGGTCGAGGCGCACCTGGCCCTGCCGGACCTGCCCCCGGGCACGGTCAACGTCGCCTACGGCGTCTTCCCGGCGTTCCGCGGGCGCGGCTACGCAGCGCGGGCCGTCGGGCTCCTGTGCACGTGGCTGGGCGCGGCGACGGACGCGGCGACCGTGGTGCTGCGGATCGACGCGGACAACGCGCCGTCGCTGGGCGTCGCCTGCGACCCGGGGCTGCGCCGCGCCGGGCTCGTGCGCGTGGGGCCGGGTCCGGACGGCCTCGTCCACCACGCGCTGCCCCTGCGGCGCGCCGCCCGGGTCGCGCTCGCCTGCGGGCCGGCCGGCTCGGGCAAGAGCACGCTCGCCGGGCGGCTCGAGCGCGCCGGATTCGTGCGGCTGTCGTTCGACGAGGAGGCGTGGCGCCGCGGGCACCGGGACCACCCGCTGCCCGCGCACGTCGCGGCCGCCGTCCACGACGTGCTGCGGGCGCGCCTCGTCGCGCACGTGCGGGCCGGGAGGGACGTCGTGGTCGACACGTCCTTCTGGTCGCGCGCGTCGCGGGACTCCTACCGCGCGCTCGTCGCACCGGTCGGCGTCGTGCCGGTCACCTACCACCTGGCGACGCCGCGCGAGGAGGTGCTGCGCCGGCTCGCGGCGCGCACGGGCGCAGGCCCGGACGACGTCGTGGTGCCCGCGGAGCTGGCCCGCGCCCACGTCGACGGGTTCGAGGTGCCGACGCCCGACGAGGGACCGCTCGTGGTGCTCGGGCGCGGCTGA